ATTTCGTTTTTAGCTATTTTTACTGATTTTAGATCGATCTCTTTAAAATACTCTCTTATATATTTAAAGTTATTTATTATCTTATCAAGTTCTACAGCAGAGTAGCCTTTTTTGTTATTTTTTGTATCATTAGAGTCAAAAATTTCTATATTTTCAGCTTTTAATATTAACTTTTTATCTAATTTTATATATAATCCTTTAAAGCTAAACTTTTCGTGGCTAAACTCATCAATGTTTATACCATGCTTTATAGCTATAAAACATACAGAAAGGGCAATGCCTAAAATGAGAACAATCTTAACAATAACATTTGCTATTTTCGATATCGCTTTTATCATAATATTTACTTTTTTATCCAATCTTGTTGCACCTGTGCCTTTTAAGGGCATCGTTGAAGTTCCAAAAGGAAGTGCAACTAAGATTATAACACATTTTTCTACTGCTTATACAAATTTCACCCCACTTGATCCACATATCTTAGATCGTCTTGGAAAAGTTCAAAGCGGATATTTAGATATCGGAAGTGAGGATTTAACTAAAATAGACTTTTTATATAAGCTTACTACAGCTAAACCTGCTATTATGGATATTACGCTAATTCCTGGCGAGACGACTATTGTTTTTCTAAAAGAGCTTGCAAAAAATAAAAATCTTGATTTTATAAAGTTAGAAAGTGAGTATAACGCTACAGCGCCTTTTTATGAAGGTTTTTTGATTCCTGAAACATATCATATGGCAAAGGGCTTAGATGAAAAAGGAATTATTAAAAATTTAGTAGAAAAATCAAACCAAATTCATAAAAGCTTATCAAAAAAACTAAGCGATGATAATAAAACTAAGTGGCTTGAAATAATAACTAAAGCTAGCGTTATCCAAAAAGAAGCAGCAGATGCTGATGAGATGAGAGTTGTTAGTTCAGTTATTGATAATCGTATAAAAAAAGGTATGAAACTTCAGATGGATGGAACGCTAAATTATGGTGAATTTTCACACCAAAAAGTAACGCCTGAACGCATTAGAAACGACACAAGTGAATTTAACACTTATATCCATGATGGACTTCCAAAAAGCCCAGTTTGTACAGTTTCAGTTGATGCTATAAAAGCTGCTATAAATCCAGCTGATACAGAGTATTTATACTTTATGAGAGATAAGAAAACAGGAAAACATGTGTTTACTAAAACCTTAAAAGAACACAATGAACAAGTAAGAATTCAAAGGAAATTAAGCAATTAACAAAGCTATGATAGAATTCAAAAAACTTAAAAAGGATAGAATATGATTATTTACACTTACACTGACGAAGCACCGGCACTAGCGACTTACTCGCTTTATCCTATCATCAAGCACTTTTTAGAAAAAGCAAGTATTGATATCACAACAGCTGATATATCATTAGCAGGGAGAATTTTAGCAAATTTTCCTGAGTATTTAAATGAAGATCAAAAAGTTAAAGACTACCTTCAAATTTTAGGAGAATTAACTAAAAAAAGCGATGCAAATATCATCAAACTTCCTAATATCTCAGCTTCTTTACCACAGCTTTTAGATTGCATAAAAGAGCTTCAAGATAAGGGTTTTAAGGTTCCTAACTACCCAAATGAGCCAAAAGATGAAAAAGAGCGTTTAATAAAAGAGCGTTACGCTAAAATTCTAGGAAGTGCAGTAAATCCAGTCTTAAGAGAGGGAAATAGCATACGAAGAGCTGCTGGCGCTGTAAAAGAGTACGCTAAAGCAAACCCGCATAGTAACGGCGTTTGGAATAAAAATACAAAGACAAAAGTTTGTTATATGGATGGCGGGGATTTTTACTCAAACGAAAAGTCTAAAATTTTTGAAAACAGTACAAATTTAGAAGTTGAATTTATTCCTAAAAATGGCGATAAAAAGCTACTAAAAGAGCTAAATATCCAAGCTGGTGAAGTTGTGGATGCTACATTTATGAGTGCAAAAAAGCTTGATGAGTTTATAGCTAAAAGCATAGACCTTGCTAAAGATGAGAGCCTTTTATACTCAGTTCACCTAAAAGCAACAATGATGAAAGTAAGCGATCCAGTTATATTTGGGCACTTTGTAAAGGGATTTTTTGATGAGGTTTTTACTGAATTTCAAGGTGAACTAAAGGCCTTAGGAGTTA
The sequence above is a segment of the Campylobacter corcagiensis genome. Coding sequences within it:
- the mltG gene encoding endolytic transglycosylase MltG, translating into MRTILTITFAIFDIAFIIIFTFLSNLVAPVPFKGIVEVPKGSATKIITHFSTAYTNFTPLDPHILDRLGKVQSGYLDIGSEDLTKIDFLYKLTTAKPAIMDITLIPGETTIVFLKELAKNKNLDFIKLESEYNATAPFYEGFLIPETYHMAKGLDEKGIIKNLVEKSNQIHKSLSKKLSDDNKTKWLEIITKASVIQKEAADADEMRVVSSVIDNRIKKGMKLQMDGTLNYGEFSHQKVTPERIRNDTSEFNTYIHDGLPKSPVCTVSVDAIKAAINPADTEYLYFMRDKKTGKHVFTKTLKEHNEQVRIQRKLSN